One genomic segment of Pseudanabaena sp. ABRG5-3 includes these proteins:
- a CDS encoding ribbon-helix-helix domain-containing protein: MYQRINITLPNETLQLLDRIAPKGDRSHFIDQAVKYYINAEAKENLREKLKQGAVRWAERDLGITQDWFNIDEESWQNANR; encoded by the coding sequence ATGTATCAACGAATTAATATTACGCTGCCTAATGAAACCTTACAGTTACTCGATCGCATAGCCCCAAAAGGCGATCGTAGTCATTTTATTGATCAAGCAGTAAAGTACTACATTAATGCCGAAGCAAAAGAAAATCTTAGGGAAAAGCTCAAACAAGGTGCAGTCCGATGGGCCGAAAGAGATTTAGGCATTACCCAAGACTGGTTTAATATTGATGAGGAATCATGGCAAAACGCCAACAGGTAA
- a CDS encoding type II toxin-antitoxin system PemK/MazF family toxin, giving the protein MAKRQQVIFPKRGEIYLVNFDLIVGSEIQKTRPALVLQNNISNQHSPITIVAALSSQFDAEIYPIEVLITPPEGGLSHPSVVLLNQIRSIDRQRLVKRLGAVSDQLMDCVNNAILISLGLIDL; this is encoded by the coding sequence ATGGCAAAACGCCAACAGGTAATATTTCCCAAGAGAGGTGAAATTTACCTAGTAAACTTTGACCTCATAGTTGGCTCAGAAATTCAAAAAACTCGTCCAGCACTTGTTCTCCAAAATAATATTTCTAATCAACATAGTCCGATTACTATTGTTGCTGCCCTCTCATCTCAATTTGATGCTGAGATATATCCCATAGAAGTTTTAATCACGCCACCTGAAGGGGGACTGAGCCATCCATCAGTAGTTTTACTCAATCAAATCCGATCTATTGATAGACAACGCCTAGTTAAGCGACTAGGGGCTGTCTCCGATCAGCTAATGGACTGCGTAAACAATGCAATTCTAATTAGCTTAGGCTTAATCGATCTATGA
- a CDS encoding serine/threonine protein kinase: MIEFEFNREVYALPENILGENDCTYTISEQLGKGGNGIVFECENAATGEIFALKILINPKYPRSQRFQREIKVISCLSHPHIITYITHGNMSVIRKHSSSNLRNLNNQQKCIQPFVVMRKADSNLREFLTNNLSQIRFEDYYGQFVGLTRALEQLHSEARAIHRDIKPDNILISGDIWQISDFGLCAQLEGEEKHLTRADEAVGPRYWMSPEAVSKAMGLADEINCCSDLFQLASVFWFVVTHRPPIGILTIDDWSGPPSLGKLLLETLQHNSSRRPSSTAEFLKSLEDIKFA, from the coding sequence ATGATTGAATTTGAATTCAACAGAGAAGTATATGCTTTGCCAGAGAATATCCTAGGGGAAAATGATTGCACATATACAATTTCTGAGCAGTTAGGGAAAGGGGGGAATGGTATTGTTTTTGAATGTGAAAATGCTGCTACTGGAGAAATATTTGCTTTAAAAATTCTTATAAATCCCAAATACCCTAGATCTCAAAGATTCCAAAGAGAAATTAAAGTAATCAGTTGCTTGAGTCATCCACATATTATTACCTACATTACTCACGGTAATATGAGCGTTATCCGTAAGCACTCTAGTTCTAATCTCAGAAACCTAAATAATCAACAAAAGTGTATTCAACCTTTTGTTGTCATGCGTAAAGCCGACTCTAATTTGCGAGAATTTCTTACAAATAATCTCTCCCAAATACGTTTTGAAGATTATTATGGTCAGTTTGTCGGTCTTACTAGGGCGCTTGAACAACTACACTCAGAAGCTAGAGCAATACATCGCGACATCAAACCTGACAATATCCTAATCAGCGGAGATATCTGGCAGATTTCTGATTTTGGTTTGTGTGCTCAGTTAGAGGGAGAGGAAAAACATTTAACTCGCGCTGATGAGGCTGTAGGCCCTAGATATTGGATGTCACCTGAAGCGGTCTCTAAAGCAATGGGACTAGCAGATGAAATTAACTGCTGCTCTGATCTTTTTCAACTTGCATCAGTTTTTTGGTTTGTTGTGACCCACCGTCCACCTATTGGCATTCTAACAATTGATGATTGGTCTGGTCCACCTTCATTAGGTAAACTTCTCTTAGAAACCCTGCAACATAATTCATCTCGTCGCCCAAGTTCTACCGCTGAATTTCTTAAAAGTTTGGAAGATATAAAATTTGCGTAG
- a CDS encoding FtsK/SpoIIIE domain-containing protein — protein sequence MWLRQDRTFKQKVYLSLDALGRALPALHLPCDSGYFGAIPETQLGKLQRWEKAFQELKSKRECLLEKQRPNRKPIEEQELRDAFEKVKEDIPEIAHPAISAFINSSAGWNTESEALAKFEWETNSISSLFSGLQTQKTDLASLTIDFFSDEFPDVLTDLEVQYLNALKKRNKKEALDDDREFYEAHRPRLEDNRKLKAKWDKFVYGQPIECNDFLIGLLQAFERLFDQADSDESIKSLSISTQKSSRKSGWLELNANIGQYFCTRYRGIEKLTSPYIEWDTHWLFKYDGLLESEKKKQKSKYKENTSIARSAIEIKFYVEMRDKDRNLIAKTQLIWKGNPNAIGMELYSDLLRLHENSPFQISQVQRELVSKKGKLQGISLSDVGTLSPGYNRDRGSLIGKYERKSELDKLSDKLKKSAKEGKLPQEAVQEILEAWEQFKAIYKQAIATLVEPTGEGIASPTLIHQCEAYGKLLTLLLIHAKGDSNRLELYQTILHLGCVRVGGMRKDRGKPAAIVAPWQPLRLAAIAVKTRQLAGLLRHILSESEVNFGDSRLFFADLRNDLLHPHAPEVSVGYQGREPKILAVSDTVNDYSLMEPPIKDETDRSTHEDPTDAAEKLLRLINRYVELLPHEKANLSVVLYQTDSVKLPLAIVNKLGDALQEEGEEVRCQVILRHRDPTKLAQLYEQMIESSDVDPDAFIASEVSQDFMARLRISVMPKNIPPANPQDGKFADIVFLQDAISRQARVIWQPTPFDETSPNMLTYFPARWSRKRPAPSDEMRSTVYLTCPKQFDVGQAYLDAVYSIIEGKDLQDNQHFLPARQISFQDEQTRTIFDETHRLGEWVVNYDDLLERRQLVNQGVKVIRYQQHRTDERNFLVSSSASLNLLEVLVRKRLEALNLGIESNRIDKLVQSFIDEANTLSGDIVLRAAKCGIFASELMGVVLSKAIVTEEIGKKYPIGWYFLDDYASWLGQKEGQIADIMAISPQYIDGQPVLKIVIAEAKYVDISGVADARKTSQNQLRDTVYRIADALFISPGRLDRDLWLSRLSDLMLEGIEFSANTMLPIEQWREGLRTGTIRIDLSGYSHVFVSGMNDSNIESERIFIQKVDRCFQETYDRESVRKLVLAHESKQSLFTVRELIGDDKPWLVSQPLFPANRVTWVLDIESTSAMPDKITSVEIAQHEKDIPTPEIKKDVGDKAIPSSPSQNEPTVNVTTGSHTSVSATTKDESNWASPALVAWWQQAQTSHSDAVAEQWLIDTATKLKTALMGYNLQAKVLGQRLTPNAAIVRLKGTDNLGIIDIEKKRSPILTTHGLQIINLTAQPGEIQVAIARPQRQTIYLGEVLARRKLNRSIARVNLSFVIAVKELDGELLYLNLGSNFENLQQHAPHTLIAGATGSGKSVLLRNLLLDIAATNSPDLVNIYLIDTKSGADYFPFEDLPHFPEGIIIEQERAIAIFDQIVEEMDRRYKQFRDQKVNSLSAYNLKVEKKLPFIFLVHDEFADWMLVEEYKNAISAAVQRLGVKARAAGIHLIFAAQRPDNSVFPMQLRSNLDNRLILKVADEGTSEIALGRKGAEYLLGRGHLVARLSSEPELIYAQVPFLSDEEFPILVDIVRSLANLT from the coding sequence ATGTGGTTGAGACAAGATCGTACATTCAAGCAGAAGGTCTACCTATCCCTTGATGCCTTGGGTAGAGCTTTACCTGCACTACACTTGCCATGTGACTCTGGTTACTTTGGTGCAATTCCAGAAACGCAGTTAGGTAAACTTCAACGGTGGGAAAAAGCCTTTCAGGAACTTAAATCAAAACGAGAATGCCTATTGGAAAAGCAGCGACCAAACCGCAAACCAATTGAAGAACAGGAATTGCGAGATGCTTTTGAGAAAGTCAAAGAAGATATTCCCGAAATTGCCCATCCTGCAATTTCAGCTTTCATAAACAGTTCGGCAGGTTGGAATACCGAATCTGAAGCACTAGCAAAGTTTGAGTGGGAAACCAACAGCATTAGCAGTCTTTTTTCTGGTTTGCAAACCCAAAAAACTGATCTTGCCTCACTAACGATTGACTTCTTCAGCGATGAATTTCCTGATGTTTTAACTGACTTAGAGGTACAGTATCTTAACGCCCTCAAGAAACGCAATAAGAAAGAAGCATTAGACGATGATCGAGAATTTTACGAAGCACATCGTCCTCGCCTTGAAGATAATCGTAAGCTAAAGGCTAAATGGGATAAGTTTGTCTACGGACAACCCATTGAATGTAATGATTTCTTGATTGGATTGTTACAGGCTTTCGAGCGGCTCTTCGATCAAGCTGACTCAGATGAAAGTATTAAATCCTTATCAATTTCGACTCAAAAAAGTTCTCGAAAAAGCGGTTGGTTGGAGTTAAATGCTAATATCGGACAGTATTTTTGTACTCGCTATCGTGGTATTGAGAAACTTACAAGTCCATATATTGAATGGGATACTCACTGGTTGTTCAAATACGATGGACTTCTTGAAAGTGAGAAAAAGAAACAGAAAAGCAAGTACAAAGAGAATACTTCTATTGCTAGATCGGCAATAGAAATTAAGTTTTATGTAGAAATGCGGGATAAAGATCGAAACCTTATTGCTAAGACACAACTAATCTGGAAAGGGAACCCCAATGCAATCGGGATGGAGCTTTACAGCGACCTGCTGCGCTTACACGAGAACTCTCCATTCCAAATCTCACAGGTGCAGCGCGAACTCGTTAGTAAGAAAGGCAAGCTTCAAGGCATTTCTCTTTCAGATGTGGGGACGTTATCACCTGGATACAACAGAGATCGCGGTTCATTAATTGGGAAGTATGAGCGCAAGAGCGAACTAGATAAACTTAGCGACAAGCTTAAAAAATCAGCTAAGGAAGGAAAACTTCCCCAAGAAGCAGTACAGGAAATACTGGAAGCTTGGGAGCAGTTCAAAGCAATCTACAAACAAGCGATCGCTACTCTCGTCGAACCCACGGGTGAAGGAATTGCTAGCCCGACTCTTATACACCAATGCGAAGCGTATGGTAAATTACTCACACTTTTGCTAATCCATGCCAAAGGTGATAGTAATCGCTTGGAACTCTATCAGACGATTCTACATTTAGGTTGCGTACGTGTTGGTGGGATGCGAAAAGATCGAGGAAAGCCTGCGGCGATCGTTGCACCTTGGCAGCCACTAAGACTGGCTGCTATTGCTGTTAAAACTCGCCAACTCGCAGGATTGCTTAGGCATATCCTTTCAGAATCTGAGGTCAATTTTGGAGACTCTCGTCTATTCTTTGCCGATTTACGGAATGACCTACTCCATCCCCATGCTCCAGAAGTAAGTGTAGGCTATCAAGGTCGAGAGCCAAAAATTCTTGCGGTCTCCGATACAGTCAATGATTATAGCCTTATGGAACCTCCCATCAAAGACGAAACAGACCGTAGTACACATGAAGATCCAACTGATGCTGCGGAAAAGTTATTAAGGTTGATAAATCGCTATGTTGAACTCCTTCCTCATGAAAAGGCTAACTTGAGTGTTGTACTCTATCAAACTGATTCTGTAAAGCTGCCACTAGCAATCGTCAATAAGCTCGGCGATGCTTTGCAAGAAGAAGGCGAAGAAGTTCGCTGTCAAGTTATTTTGCGCCACCGCGATCCAACTAAACTCGCACAGCTTTATGAGCAAATGATCGAAAGTTCTGATGTCGATCCTGATGCTTTCATTGCTAGTGAAGTATCTCAGGATTTTATGGCACGGCTGCGAATTAGTGTCATGCCCAAAAATATTCCACCGGCTAATCCCCAAGACGGGAAATTTGCTGACATCGTTTTCTTACAGGATGCCATCTCGCGACAAGCACGAGTTATTTGGCAACCTACTCCATTTGATGAAACTTCGCCAAACATGCTGACCTATTTCCCTGCCCGATGGTCTCGTAAACGACCTGCTCCGTCTGATGAAATGCGTTCCACCGTCTACCTTACATGCCCTAAACAATTTGATGTTGGGCAGGCTTACCTTGATGCTGTCTACAGTATTATCGAAGGTAAGGACTTGCAAGATAATCAACATTTCCTGCCTGCGCGTCAGATATCTTTTCAAGACGAACAAACAAGAACAATTTTTGACGAAACTCATCGATTGGGTGAATGGGTCGTAAATTACGATGACTTACTCGAACGACGACAATTGGTCAATCAAGGGGTCAAGGTGATTCGTTATCAACAGCATCGCACCGACGAGCGTAATTTCCTTGTCTCTTCTTCTGCTTCGCTAAATCTATTAGAGGTTTTAGTCCGTAAGCGGTTAGAAGCGCTCAACCTTGGCATTGAGAGTAATCGAATTGATAAGCTCGTGCAAAGCTTTATTGATGAGGCAAATACTCTCTCTGGCGACATAGTATTACGGGCTGCTAAGTGTGGCATATTTGCAAGTGAATTGATGGGAGTTGTATTGAGCAAAGCGATCGTCACAGAAGAAATTGGCAAGAAATATCCTATCGGTTGGTATTTTCTTGATGATTACGCTTCATGGCTGGGACAAAAAGAAGGACAAATTGCAGACATTATGGCAATTTCACCCCAGTATATCGATGGTCAGCCCGTGCTGAAGATCGTCATTGCTGAAGCCAAGTATGTTGATATTTCAGGGGTAGCCGATGCTCGTAAGACTTCCCAGAATCAGCTTCGCGATACAGTCTATCGTATTGCTGATGCTCTTTTTATTAGCCCAGGTCGTCTCGATCGCGATCTGTGGCTATCTCGTCTCAGCGATCTCATGCTAGAAGGTATAGAATTTAGTGCTAATACGATGCTGCCCATCGAACAGTGGCGCGAAGGCTTACGTACAGGAACAATTCGTATCGACTTGTCTGGTTATTCTCACGTTTTTGTTTCAGGCATGAATGATAGCAATATTGAAAGCGAAAGGATTTTCATTCAAAAGGTCGATCGCTGTTTTCAGGAAACCTACGATCGCGAGTCTGTGAGAAAACTGGTACTTGCCCATGAGTCTAAACAATCTCTGTTTACAGTGCGTGAGTTGATTGGCGACGATAAGCCTTGGTTAGTTTCTCAACCATTGTTCCCTGCTAATCGAGTGACTTGGGTGCTAGACATCGAATCTACTAGTGCAATGCCCGATAAAATTACAAGTGTTGAGATAGCTCAACATGAAAAAGATATTCCTACTCCAGAGATTAAAAAAGATGTAGGCGATAAGGCGATTCCATCATCGCCATCTCAGAATGAACCGACGGTAAATGTTACTACTGGAAGTCATACATCTGTGTCTGCTACTACGAAAGATGAATCTAACTGGGCTAGTCCCGCACTTGTAGCATGGTGGCAACAGGCACAAACGAGTCATAGCGATGCTGTAGCTGAGCAATGGTTGATTGATACTGCCACTAAGCTTAAAACAGCTCTAATGGGCTACAATTTACAGGCAAAAGTCTTGGGACAAAGACTTACCCCTAATGCTGCAATTGTGCGCCTTAAAGGTACTGACAACCTAGGAATTATAGACATTGAGAAGAAGCGATCGCCTATCTTAACTACTCATGGGCTACAAATCATTAATCTCACAGCTCAACCTGGAGAAATTCAAGTTGCAATCGCTCGTCCCCAACGTCAGACCATCTATCTCGGGGAAGTCTTAGCGCGACGTAAGCTCAACCGCTCAATCGCAAGAGTTAACTTGAGTTTTGTGATCGCAGTTAAAGAACTTGATGGCGAACTGTTGTACCTAAACTTAGGCAGTAACTTTGAAAATCTTCAGCAGCACGCACCTCATACGCTTATTGCTGGCGCAACAGGAAGCGGTAAATCAGTGCTGCTAAGAAACTTGCTCCTAGATATTGCAGCCACAAACTCACCCGATCTCGTCAACATCTACCTAATTGACACTAAATCAGGTGCTGACTACTTCCCCTTTGAAGACCTACCTCATTTTCCTGAAGGTATTATCATCGAGCAAGAACGAGCGATCGCTATTTTCGATCAGATTGTTGAAGAAATGGATCGCCGCTACAAGCAATTCCGAGATCAAAAGGTTAACAGCTTGTCAGCATATAACCTGAAAGTAGAAAAGAAACTGCCTTTTATCTTTCTCGTTCACGATGAGTTCGCTGATTGGATGCTGGTTGAAGAATATAAAAATGCTATCTCTGCTGCTGTACAACGCTTAGGAGTAAAAGCTAGAGCCGCTGGCATTCACCTAATTTTTGCTGCTCAACGTCCTGATAACAGTGTGTTCCCGATGCAATTACGCTCAAATCTTGACAACCGACTTATTCTGAAAGTCGCTGATGAAGGTACATCTGAAATTGCACTTGGACGCAAAGGAGCAGAATATTTGCTAGGTCGAGGGCATCTAGTAGCCCGTCTTTCTAGCGAGCCCGAACTTATCTACGCTCAAGTTCCATTTTTGAGCGATGAAGAATTTCCTATATTAGTAGATATAGTGAGATCATTAGCCAACTTGACCTAA
- a CDS encoding DUF262 domain-containing protein has product MTSWDSTNVSIGDIFDWTNLNRLELRPDFQRREVWSQAARVMLIDSILKNIPIPKFYARRMVRDNATFREVIDGQQRLRAILDFKHGVFALTSPPCEERFRGRRFEDLEQRDRDLFVNYRLDMNEITSATDDEVRQIYWRINKYMKQLNKQELRRADFPGDFLKISEDLALSDTLDEFKVFTPANRRRMADVEFVSELLALMIRESPLDKKEQLDAVYEEYMNWAKPDSEEVIQRFNQVINDCQIIFDGDGLHGKLAAIGHTRFRQKSDFYSLFGAIYNLHRQGGSITGKDLKPLRTDLSILDYHIAPSSDVVTLREYAIRCVSDANSASSRRWRIDLLENIICGTYLQKLSKSSEKIFSSILYDIIWGGQLCPPSNETCPFSGVEFSPTPENSVLAWTGKSNVLQMSNAQYIQREILEAIKLKDEEAQLDGWLIVDPLHQSSDNPNQISMELDYD; this is encoded by the coding sequence ATGACTTCTTGGGATAGTACTAACGTATCAATCGGAGATATCTTTGACTGGACAAACTTAAACCGTCTTGAGTTGCGACCAGATTTTCAGAGACGTGAGGTATGGAGTCAGGCGGCAAGAGTTATGCTCATAGACTCTATTCTCAAAAACATACCAATCCCAAAATTCTATGCCCGCAGAATGGTAAGAGATAATGCTACTTTCCGAGAAGTCATTGATGGTCAGCAAAGACTTAGAGCAATTCTTGACTTTAAACATGGTGTTTTTGCTCTTACATCTCCCCCTTGTGAAGAGCGCTTTCGTGGAAGGCGATTTGAGGATCTAGAGCAAAGAGATAGAGATCTGTTTGTAAATTACCGACTAGATATGAATGAAATCACATCCGCAACTGATGATGAAGTAAGACAAATCTATTGGCGCATTAACAAATACATGAAGCAGCTTAATAAACAAGAGCTGAGACGTGCTGACTTCCCAGGCGATTTTCTCAAGATTTCAGAAGATCTTGCATTATCAGATACTCTTGATGAGTTTAAAGTTTTTACACCCGCAAATCGAAGACGCATGGCTGATGTTGAGTTTGTATCTGAACTACTCGCATTAATGATTCGAGAAAGTCCTTTAGATAAAAAAGAGCAGTTAGATGCGGTCTATGAAGAATATATGAACTGGGCAAAGCCTGATAGTGAGGAGGTAATCCAACGATTTAATCAAGTAATTAATGATTGTCAAATAATCTTTGATGGTGATGGACTTCATGGAAAACTTGCTGCTATTGGTCATACAAGGTTTCGGCAAAAATCTGACTTTTATTCATTGTTCGGAGCAATCTACAATCTTCACCGTCAAGGTGGAAGCATTACTGGCAAAGATTTAAAACCACTTCGCACTGATTTATCCATTCTTGACTATCATATTGCCCCATCTTCGGATGTTGTGACTTTACGAGAGTATGCGATTCGCTGTGTCTCAGATGCTAACTCAGCTTCAAGTCGCCGATGGAGAATTGACTTATTAGAAAATATTATCTGTGGCACCTATCTACAAAAACTTTCCAAATCCTCTGAGAAGATATTTTCTAGCATTCTATATGACATTATTTGGGGTGGGCAACTTTGTCCTCCTTCTAATGAAACTTGCCCATTTTCGGGTGTAGAGTTCTCTCCAACTCCAGAGAACTCTGTCTTAGCATGGACTGGTAAAAGTAATGTTCTCCAAATGTCAAATGCTCAGTACATTCAAAGAGAAATTTTGGAAGCCATCAAACTTAAAGATGAAGAAGCTCAGCTTGATGGCTGGCTAATTGTAGATCCACTTCATCAATCATCAGATAACCCTAATCAGATATCTATGGAGCTGGATTATGATTGA
- a CDS encoding Uma2 family endonuclease translates to MTIAITKTTKNAKPRITFTDYLTYFDGSDTKYELVDGELVAMSLGTGLHGETIDRTYQAINAEINRTAQPWIVRQGQIGVRCPRGIGLDTVRIPDVVVMQRNDWQALQEREAVIDFDLSAPLLVIEVISPSTKNIDYRAKRTEYAARDIPEYWIIDPLEAKVTVLINSDGWYDITEFFDSDRIISPTFPELELTPTSFFPI, encoded by the coding sequence ATGACCATCGCGATCACCAAAACCACCAAAAACGCTAAGCCCAGAATCACCTTTACTGACTACCTGACTTACTTTGACGGGTCTGACACGAAATATGAATTAGTTGACGGAGAGCTTGTAGCAATGTCGTTAGGAACTGGTTTGCATGGGGAAACAATTGATCGTACATATCAAGCAATTAATGCCGAGATAAATCGTACTGCTCAACCGTGGATTGTTCGACAAGGACAAATAGGTGTACGTTGTCCTCGTGGCATCGGACTAGATACAGTCAGGATTCCTGATGTGGTGGTGATGCAGAGAAATGATTGGCAAGCTTTGCAGGAGCGTGAAGCTGTGATTGATTTTGATCTATCCGCACCATTACTTGTCATCGAAGTAATCAGCCCTTCCACAAAAAACATTGACTACCGAGCCAAACGTACTGAATATGCAGCCCGTGATATTCCTGAATATTGGATCATCGATCCGCTAGAGGCAAAAGTCACTGTCTTAATTAATTCCGATGGTTGGTATGACATAACTGAGTTCTTTGATAGCGATCGTATCATTTCACCAACTTTCCCAGAACTTGAGCTAACGCCCACATCTTTTTTTCCAATCTAA